A single region of the Candidatus Bipolaricaulota bacterium genome encodes:
- a CDS encoding DEAD/DEAH box helicase, with the protein MSVPWEAIGLSRFCAVDGEMRVCVEGGEPRPERDCTDTPLVSYADTDGISLGLLARVLLPTLSDHSLSGLCSYFRVTNRKGERIVALLAGLIEEGMTVSPRLLALLSRLLPGPTGDLLSALVPHASTSEERPPAEPTLDQGKESPAPVVTVEDALSPTGPVGQGMAAFEDRPGQLEMARLVEETFSTGGKLLVEAGPGTGKTFAYLVPALIYLRDHPGTRIVVSTRTKQLQEQVYEKDIPFLIPRIAPGVKAALLKGRENYACLRQWERVLPEVMDGLDRDLLIPLAYFAGWLFRTETGDIEENRAFLSAPRGWELWPRLADSPHRCSGPICPFYDDCFSFAARRRARAAGLVVVNHSLLLADLAADGGILGPYDYLIVDEAHSLEGTARDAFTVRLSAATLDRFLGEVHRRRGGWTGRVPLPPDDPRISSLRELVGTLRSANLRLFTRLGDLLPSEQRGPTPALDLGTEATRIVNLLARLRAEIEGLGEVLEDDAPDLAREAERLSVGADEIAGVYSTLFSPPQEGYVHWYERRGDGVFLHSTPLAVDRILAEALYPRAKGIVLTSATLTTDSGFSYIRQALGLAAAGERVREAVVASPFSYQEGMRIYLPRFLPPVNGDGEEYAGALSELITALAPLERKVLVLFTSYRLLNAVHARLSGTILAQGIDGPRGKLLEQFKGTKGGAVLLGTDSFWEGVDLPGEDLEVLVITRLPFPVPTDPVFSALCSRFEAEGHDPFLELSIPQAVLRLRQGVGRLIRTRADRGAVIITDRRILERGYGARFRASLPVEHISPPTLEALVRDLDDWLARGER; encoded by the coding sequence ATGTCCGTCCCGTGGGAAGCCATCGGCCTGTCCCGGTTCTGTGCCGTCGACGGGGAGATGCGGGTCTGCGTCGAAGGTGGTGAACCCCGGCCGGAGCGCGACTGTACTGACACTCCGCTCGTCTCTTATGCTGATACCGACGGTATCTCACTCGGGCTCCTCGCCCGGGTCCTCCTCCCGACCCTCTCCGACCACTCCCTGAGCGGGCTCTGCTCCTACTTTCGGGTAACGAACCGAAAGGGAGAGCGGATCGTCGCGCTCCTTGCCGGGTTGATCGAAGAGGGGATGACGGTCTCCCCCCGTCTCCTCGCCCTCCTCAGCCGCCTCCTCCCCGGGCCGACCGGGGACCTCCTCTCGGCCCTCGTCCCCCATGCCTCCACTTCGGAGGAGCGTCCCCCGGCAGAGCCCACTCTTGACCAAGGGAAGGAATCGCCCGCGCCCGTCGTCACGGTGGAGGATGCCCTCTCCCCCACCGGCCCGGTCGGACAGGGGATGGCCGCGTTCGAGGACCGCCCTGGTCAGCTCGAGATGGCCCGGCTGGTGGAGGAGACGTTCTCCACCGGCGGGAAGCTCCTGGTCGAGGCCGGCCCCGGAACAGGAAAGACGTTCGCCTACCTCGTTCCCGCTCTCATCTACCTGCGCGATCATCCCGGGACACGGATCGTGGTCTCCACGCGCACCAAGCAGTTACAGGAGCAGGTGTACGAGAAGGATATCCCGTTCTTGATTCCGCGGATCGCCCCGGGAGTGAAGGCGGCCCTGCTCAAGGGGCGGGAGAACTACGCCTGCCTGCGCCAGTGGGAGCGGGTCCTCCCCGAGGTGATGGATGGGCTGGACCGCGACCTCCTCATCCCCCTCGCCTACTTCGCCGGGTGGCTGTTCCGGACCGAGACCGGCGACATCGAGGAGAACCGTGCCTTCCTCTCCGCCCCCCGCGGGTGGGAGCTCTGGCCCCGCCTCGCCGACAGCCCGCATCGCTGCTCCGGGCCGATCTGTCCGTTCTATGATGACTGCTTCTCCTTCGCCGCCCGGCGCCGCGCCCGCGCCGCCGGGTTGGTGGTGGTGAACCATTCCCTCCTCCTCGCCGATCTCGCGGCCGATGGGGGGATCCTCGGACCGTACGACTACTTGATCGTGGACGAGGCCCACTCGCTGGAAGGGACGGCGCGGGATGCGTTCACCGTTCGCCTCTCCGCTGCGACCCTCGATCGGTTCCTGGGGGAGGTGCACCGCCGCCGTGGGGGGTGGACGGGCCGGGTTCCGCTTCCGCCTGATGATCCGCGAATCTCCTCCCTGCGCGAGCTGGTGGGGACGCTCCGGAGCGCCAATCTCCGCCTGTTCACCCGCCTCGGAGACCTTCTTCCTTCAGAACAGCGCGGGCCCACCCCTGCTCTCGACCTCGGCACGGAGGCAACGCGGATCGTCAACCTCCTCGCCCGCCTGCGGGCAGAGATCGAGGGACTGGGTGAGGTGCTCGAGGACGACGCACCCGACCTCGCCCGGGAGGCGGAGCGCCTCTCCGTCGGGGCAGACGAGATCGCCGGGGTGTACTCCACCCTGTTCTCCCCGCCGCAGGAGGGATACGTCCACTGGTACGAACGCAGAGGGGACGGAGTCTTCCTCCATTCCACCCCGCTCGCCGTCGATCGGATCCTTGCTGAGGCACTGTATCCCCGCGCGAAGGGGATCGTCCTCACCTCCGCCACCCTCACCACCGATTCCGGGTTCTCCTACATCAGGCAGGCGTTGGGCCTCGCCGCTGCCGGAGAGCGAGTGCGTGAGGCGGTAGTGGCAAGCCCGTTCTCCTACCAGGAAGGGATGCGCATCTACCTTCCCCGGTTCCTCCCCCCGGTGAACGGAGACGGGGAGGAGTACGCGGGTGCTCTGTCCGAGCTGATCACCGCTCTTGCCCCGCTCGAGCGGAAGGTCCTCGTCCTGTTCACCTCCTATCGACTCCTCAACGCGGTCCATGCCCGCCTTTCCGGGACGATCCTCGCCCAGGGGATCGACGGCCCGCGTGGGAAGCTGCTCGAGCAGTTCAAGGGAACCAAGGGTGGAGCCGTCCTCCTCGGCACCGACTCATTCTGGGAGGGGGTTGACCTCCCGGGGGAGGACCTTGAGGTCCTCGTCATCACCCGCCTTCCGTTTCCCGTTCCCACCGATCCCGTCTTCTCTGCGCTCTGTTCTCGCTTCGAAGCGGAGGGACACGACCCGTTCCTGGAGCTATCCATCCCCCAGGCGGTCCTCCGGCTGCGACAGGGGGTGGGACGGCTGATCCGTACCCGGGCCGATCGCGGCGCGGTGATCATCACCGACCGTCGCATCCTGGAGCGCGGATACGGGGCGCGGTTCCGCGCCTCCCTCCCGGTGGAGCACATCTCCCCTCCCACTCTGGAGGCGCTCGTGCGCGACCTCGACGACTGGCTCGCACGCGGGGAGAGGTGA
- a CDS encoding 1-phosphofructokinase family hexose kinase, with amino-acid sequence MIITVTLNPAIDKIYWVDRLRIEEEAQEEFLTRAVRSQTSAGGKGINISIFLARLGVENVAMGFVGGHTGHVVVRDLRDEGVTTNFVWVEGETRTNVTILERGREFIPIMVSEEGQAVSPVEMERFMRRYKRIVRRADWVILAGSLPPGVEPDTYRVLAAQAQAAGAKVAVMAGGTPLARVLAAGPDIVKPDTREHLVLENTHLSTRERIIAVGRKVVEHGVGMVVISHEVVGDLVITKDGGWDIESRVPATRFKNLVGADDALIGGIVYKLHSGAPLEEALRFGMAAGIASAESEEKLCNDVDEISHEMERITLTPLGGKDAGE; translated from the coding sequence ATGATCATCACCGTAACGCTCAACCCGGCGATCGACAAGATCTACTGGGTCGACCGCCTCCGCATCGAGGAGGAGGCGCAGGAGGAGTTCCTCACCCGCGCCGTCCGCAGCCAGACCTCGGCCGGGGGGAAGGGGATAAACATCTCGATCTTCCTCGCCCGACTCGGGGTGGAGAACGTGGCGATGGGGTTCGTGGGCGGACATACCGGCCACGTGGTGGTGCGCGACCTGCGCGACGAGGGGGTGACCACCAACTTCGTCTGGGTGGAGGGGGAGACGCGGACGAACGTCACCATCCTCGAACGCGGCCGCGAGTTCATCCCGATAATGGTGAGCGAGGAAGGCCAGGCGGTATCCCCAGTGGAGATGGAACGGTTCATGCGCCGCTACAAGCGGATCGTCCGGCGCGCGGACTGGGTGATCCTCGCCGGGAGCCTCCCTCCCGGGGTGGAACCGGACACCTATCGCGTCCTTGCCGCCCAGGCGCAGGCGGCGGGGGCAAAGGTGGCGGTGATGGCCGGCGGGACTCCCCTGGCCCGCGTCCTTGCCGCCGGACCGGACATCGTCAAGCCGGACACCCGCGAGCACCTGGTACTGGAGAACACACACCTTTCCACGCGGGAGCGGATCATCGCCGTGGGGAGGAAGGTGGTCGAACATGGGGTGGGAATGGTGGTCATCTCCCACGAGGTGGTAGGGGACCTGGTGATCACCAAGGACGGGGGTTGGGATATCGAATCCCGCGTTCCCGCGACCCGGTTCAAGAACCTCGTCGGGGCGGACGACGCCCTCATCGGCGGGATCGTCTACAAGCTTCACTCCGGCGCCCCACTCGAGGAGGCGCTCCGGTTCGGGATGGCGGCGGGGATCGCCAGCGCGGAGTCGGAGGAGAAGCTGTGTAATGACGTGGATGAGATCTCCCACGAGATGGAGCGGATCACCCTGACGCCGCTAGGAGGGAAAGATGCGGGTGAGTGA
- the miaB gene encoding tRNA (N6-isopentenyl adenosine(37)-C2)-methylthiotransferase MiaB yields MGKKAYIETWGCQMNVHQSERIAGLLARAGYEPTDDISTADLIVFNTCAVRQKAEEKVYGRIGEVMEQKRTRPVLFGFGGCIGQVRGEALLRRFPAIDFLFGTSDLNALPDLVARAAAGARVVHLPPPRGTEELPVRRASRVTAMVTISEGCSNGCSYCIVPRARGPLRSRPPEYVLREVEEALAAGYKEVLLLGQNVDSYGRDRPEYGDFAALLEQVARLGVPRIRFTSSHPRDMTTRVLEAVAAHRNVCNHIHLAVQSGSDRILREMNRGYTAGEFLDIVKRARELIPGINVTTDIIVGYPGETEADFRATIELIEEARFGTIFVAKYSPRPGTRSSRLPDDVPPEVKEARLQEVLALSRRIGLEINQRFIGRTVEVLIEGRNRNGDPYGRTDDHRTVVLPGATVEAGEFAVVRITRATSAGLHGEPAVPLEVKGEG; encoded by the coding sequence ATGGGAAAGAAGGCCTACATCGAGACCTGGGGCTGTCAGATGAACGTGCATCAGTCGGAGCGGATCGCGGGTCTGCTCGCACGAGCGGGGTACGAGCCGACCGACGACATCTCCACCGCTGATCTAATCGTGTTCAACACGTGCGCCGTCCGCCAGAAGGCGGAAGAGAAGGTGTACGGACGGATCGGTGAGGTGATGGAGCAGAAGCGGACCCGTCCGGTCCTGTTCGGGTTCGGTGGTTGCATCGGGCAGGTTCGCGGCGAGGCCCTGTTGCGCCGGTTCCCGGCGATCGATTTCCTGTTCGGGACGAGCGACCTGAACGCCCTCCCCGACCTCGTGGCTCGTGCCGCCGCCGGGGCCCGGGTCGTCCACCTCCCGCCGCCGCGGGGGACGGAGGAGCTCCCGGTGCGGCGGGCGAGCCGGGTGACGGCGATGGTGACGATCTCCGAGGGCTGTTCGAACGGCTGTTCCTACTGCATCGTCCCGCGCGCCCGCGGTCCGCTGCGCAGCCGCCCACCGGAATACGTCCTGCGCGAGGTGGAGGAAGCACTCGCTGCGGGATACAAGGAGGTGCTCCTCCTCGGGCAGAACGTCGATTCCTACGGGCGGGACCGCCCGGAGTACGGGGACTTCGCCGCTCTCCTCGAGCAGGTGGCGCGGCTGGGGGTCCCGCGGATCAGGTTCACCAGCTCCCACCCCCGCGATATGACCACCCGGGTCCTGGAGGCGGTCGCTGCCCACCGGAACGTGTGCAATCACATCCACCTCGCCGTCCAGTCGGGGAGCGATCGGATCCTGCGGGAGATGAACCGCGGCTACACCGCGGGCGAGTTCCTCGACATAGTCAAGCGGGCACGGGAGCTGATCCCCGGGATCAACGTCACCACCGACATCATCGTCGGCTACCCCGGCGAGACGGAGGCCGACTTCCGCGCCACGATCGAGTTGATCGAGGAAGCCCGGTTCGGGACGATCTTCGTCGCCAAGTACTCCCCCCGCCCCGGGACGCGCAGCTCCCGCCTCCCGGATGACGTCCCCCCGGAGGTGAAGGAGGCCCGATTGCAAGAGGTCCTCGCCCTATCCCGGCGGATCGGGCTCGAGATCAACCAACGGTTCATCGGTCGGACGGTCGAGGTCCTCATCGAGGGGAGGAACAGAAACGGCGATCCGTACGGGAGGACAGACGATCACCGCACCGTCGTCCTCCCCGGCGCCACAGTGGAGGCAGGCGAGTTCGCGGTGGTTCGCATCACCAGGGCAACGAGCGCCGGTCTCCACGGTGAGCCGGCCGTGCCGCTGGAAGTGAAGGGGGAAGGATGA
- a CDS encoding CBS domain-containing protein, whose translation MRVSEIMTKDLTAVEKDISVRELIFILNSADISVMPIVDDDGVLIGIISEKDLIKAALPGYFEMLHSTSFIPDLNQFSTKLAKIARDPIERYMKRDVVSIAVDDDDLQAADLLIRKNLRSLPVIDKEGRLAGVVRRIDLLRNLL comes from the coding sequence ATGCGGGTGAGTGAGATCATGACCAAGGACTTGACGGCGGTGGAGAAGGACATCTCCGTGCGGGAGCTGATATTCATCCTCAACTCCGCCGACATATCAGTGATGCCGATTGTGGACGATGACGGAGTCCTGATCGGAATAATCTCCGAGAAGGACCTGATCAAGGCGGCCCTCCCCGGCTACTTTGAAATGCTCCACAGCACCTCGTTCATCCCGGACTTGAACCAATTCTCCACCAAGCTTGCCAAGATCGCGCGCGACCCGATCGAACGGTACATGAAGCGTGATGTGGTGTCGATCGCGGTCGACGACGACGACCTCCAGGCGGCCGATCTCCTCATCCGCAAGAACCTGCGCAGCCTCCCGGTGATCGATAAGGAAGGGAGGCTCGCCGGGGTGGTGCGCCGGATCGACCTCCTTCGCAACCTCCTGTAG
- a CDS encoding LptF/LptG family permease codes for MIMRRFDRYILREMIGPFLVSVGGLFLFILLNLILSLSGLLVDRGVGFSVMLRLLVLKTPTMLVLALPVSGLFATFLGLGRLVHDREIMALEASGIPLRRILLPLVIAALFLGIGDFGLYNWAVPPAERAYQATLRGIIFREGAPHIRANTFFRGPEGEFFYVRRYDESDRTLHEVLIYDTQRKLFPTANAAVTILTAREGKWDKEAWDLKDGRVYGYDSDGVLIYTGKFDHFRIAVGSAGIGALVSSRTPAEMGINELRERIALLRRSGLSADELIVECNLKLAIPLAAVVFVLFGGATSLLFAWRSRAVGIVIGFLLVGGFQGTLLWTQTLGRRGIISPALAAWIPDLAFGVIGIFLFLRLDRLHSGNARRWVRRFLPFLFVFLLAGTAFGATPPVAIDCDRLFISSDEAHVEANGNVHLSYEKTALSADRVRLDREEDGSWSMSATGAVSLRVGDGLELTGDEVSARLVPDGGGLTTGEASAGSFQGKSKFKNSKGEEHLLIYRGKEGRIAFDANGEVDEIEITDGELSTCDCCGGLLRAQPYSIETGRLILYPNRLIVAFNLSVRTFGTRVFWLPVYVQPLKETLESPLFPAVGESALHGFFLKWNLPFYFDRENYGAILFDYFSRFQEIGLGAVVHYALAGLSGRARVYFFPAKVGDSVTEVSLAPRLSLPGGGEAAGSVSYKAVGKTTSLSFSAAFTQALGEWDLSLAASRKTTEVDGTTRTVERLPELDLSRGDIQLGPLSVGARLSAGWYKEWRGDASAEAMKIETSVSGKPAAPLRFSIFSLSPRIGIDLSRYATGEGRESGTLAADLSAPGLKLSYTYRLVHGSSPFEFDRVETTDHLTWSLGGTGLAVAGGLDLAGSRFDPMRITTSFPPFSLRLDYDLNRATATKLIISGAWKGEGKSASFSLPYLPETGEFGKASFTVAAAAGNGSLSLKGTISPDRGIAADLKAEMKAESGWGLILSSGYRAG; via the coding sequence ATGATCATGCGTCGGTTCGACCGCTACATCCTCAGGGAGATGATCGGCCCGTTCCTCGTATCCGTCGGGGGGTTGTTCTTGTTCATCCTCCTCAATTTGATTCTGTCCTTATCCGGGCTGTTGGTCGACCGCGGGGTCGGGTTTTCCGTCATGCTTCGCCTCCTCGTCCTCAAGACCCCGACGATGCTCGTCCTCGCCCTCCCGGTGAGCGGCCTGTTCGCCACCTTCCTCGGATTGGGGCGGCTCGTGCACGACCGGGAGATCATGGCCCTGGAGGCGAGCGGGATCCCGCTGCGGCGGATCCTTCTCCCGCTCGTGATCGCCGCCCTCTTCCTCGGGATCGGCGACTTCGGTCTCTACAACTGGGCCGTCCCTCCGGCGGAGCGGGCGTACCAGGCTACCCTGCGCGGGATCATCTTTCGGGAGGGGGCGCCGCACATCCGCGCCAACACGTTCTTCCGCGGGCCGGAAGGGGAGTTCTTCTACGTTCGCCGCTACGACGAGTCCGACCGAACGCTGCACGAGGTCCTGATCTACGATACCCAGAGAAAACTGTTCCCCACGGCGAACGCCGCGGTGACGATCCTCACCGCCCGGGAGGGGAAGTGGGACAAAGAAGCGTGGGACCTCAAGGACGGCCGTGTCTACGGATACGATTCCGACGGAGTACTGATCTACACCGGCAAGTTCGATCACTTCCGCATCGCGGTGGGGAGCGCGGGGATCGGGGCGCTCGTCTCGTCCCGCACCCCGGCGGAGATGGGGATAAACGAGCTGCGGGAGAGGATCGCGCTCCTGCGGCGGAGCGGGCTCTCCGCCGATGAGCTCATCGTCGAGTGCAACCTCAAGCTGGCGATTCCGCTCGCCGCCGTGGTCTTCGTCCTGTTCGGCGGGGCGACGAGCCTCCTGTTTGCGTGGCGGAGCCGGGCAGTGGGAATCGTAATCGGGTTCCTCCTCGTCGGTGGGTTCCAGGGGACCCTCCTCTGGACCCAAACCCTGGGAAGACGGGGGATCATCTCTCCCGCGCTCGCGGCGTGGATCCCGGACCTCGCCTTCGGGGTCATCGGGATCTTCCTCTTTCTCCGCCTCGACCGTCTCCACTCCGGGAACGCGCGGCGGTGGGTCCGCCGGTTCCTCCCGTTCCTGTTCGTCTTCCTCCTTGCCGGGACCGCGTTCGGGGCGACGCCACCGGTGGCGATCGACTGCGACCGGCTCTTCATCTCGTCCGACGAGGCGCACGTGGAAGCCAACGGTAACGTGCACCTCTCCTACGAGAAGACGGCCCTCTCCGCCGACCGGGTTCGGCTCGATCGGGAGGAGGATGGGAGCTGGAGCATGTCCGCGACCGGTGCGGTATCCCTCCGGGTCGGAGACGGGTTGGAACTGACCGGGGATGAGGTCTCCGCTCGGCTGGTCCCGGACGGAGGTGGGCTCACCACCGGGGAGGCGAGCGCGGGTTCGTTTCAGGGGAAAAGCAAGTTCAAGAACTCCAAGGGGGAGGAACACCTCCTGATCTACCGGGGGAAGGAGGGGAGGATTGCGTTCGATGCGAACGGGGAGGTGGACGAGATCGAGATCACTGATGGGGAACTGTCCACCTGCGACTGCTGTGGGGGGCTGCTGCGAGCGCAACCGTACTCGATCGAGACGGGAAGACTGATCCTCTACCCGAACCGGCTGATCGTAGCGTTCAACCTGTCCGTGCGGACGTTTGGAACGCGGGTATTCTGGCTCCCGGTATACGTGCAGCCGCTCAAGGAGACACTGGAGAGCCCCCTCTTCCCGGCGGTCGGGGAGAGCGCGCTGCACGGATTTTTTCTCAAGTGGAATCTCCCGTTCTACTTCGATCGGGAAAACTACGGGGCGATCCTGTTCGACTACTTCAGCCGGTTTCAAGAGATCGGGTTGGGGGCGGTCGTCCACTACGCCCTCGCCGGCCTGTCCGGGAGGGCACGGGTCTACTTCTTCCCGGCCAAGGTCGGGGATTCAGTGACTGAGGTCTCCCTCGCCCCCCGCCTCTCCCTCCCCGGTGGAGGGGAGGCAGCGGGGAGCGTCAGCTACAAGGCGGTGGGGAAGACGACAAGCCTGAGTTTCTCCGCCGCGTTCACCCAGGCGCTCGGGGAGTGGGACCTCTCCCTCGCCGCCTCCCGTAAGACGACGGAGGTAGACGGGACGACGCGCACCGTGGAGCGCCTCCCTGAGCTCGACCTCTCTCGCGGGGATATCCAGCTTGGGCCGCTCTCCGTCGGGGCGCGGCTCTCCGCCGGCTGGTACAAGGAGTGGCGGGGCGATGCGTCGGCGGAGGCGATGAAAATCGAAACTAGCGTGAGTGGAAAGCCTGCAGCGCCACTGCGGTTTTCGATCTTCTCCCTCTCCCCCCGGATCGGGATCGATCTCTCCCGTTACGCCACGGGGGAGGGGAGAGAGAGCGGGACCCTCGCCGCCGACCTCTCCGCCCCGGGGCTGAAGCTCTCCTACACCTACCGCCTGGTGCACGGATCGAGTCCGTTCGAGTTCGATCGGGTGGAGACGACGGATCACCTGACGTGGTCGCTCGGGGGAACCGGACTCGCCGTTGCCGGGGGGCTCGATCTTGCCGGGTCGCGGTTCGACCCGATGCGGATAACAACCTCGTTTCCCCCGTTCTCCCTCCGACTTGACTACGACCTGAACCGGGCGACCGCAACCAAACTGATCATCTCCGGGG